A stretch of Paenibacillus mucilaginosus 3016 DNA encodes these proteins:
- a CDS encoding HAD family hydrolase, with translation MTDSIIFDMDGTLFRTDTILEHALEETFDYLRDLKAWSAETPLQAYRAIMGVPLPVVWDTLMPEHTDQMKHEANAFFQKQLIQNIRSGKGQLYPGVTELLTYLKSKGFTIYIASNGEIEYLQAIVEHYSLDSWVTKTFSIQHIQSQSKTDLVAHIIRTYDIRRAAVVGDRLSDILAAKKNGLLSIGCRFDFAQEEELRQADVIVNHLVEVQDYIH, from the coding sequence ATGACGGACTCCATTATTTTTGACATGGATGGGACTTTGTTTAGAACCGATACGATTCTGGAGCATGCTCTAGAGGAAACCTTCGATTACTTGAGAGACCTGAAGGCTTGGTCTGCCGAGACTCCTCTTCAAGCCTATCGGGCCATTATGGGAGTCCCTTTGCCGGTGGTGTGGGATACCTTGATGCCGGAGCATACGGACCAAATGAAGCATGAAGCTAACGCTTTCTTTCAGAAGCAGCTGATTCAGAATATTCGCAGCGGTAAAGGCCAACTGTATCCGGGAGTCACGGAGCTTCTCACGTACCTGAAGTCCAAGGGATTCACTATCTACATTGCCAGCAATGGGGAGATCGAATATTTGCAGGCGATTGTCGAGCACTACAGCCTGGATTCTTGGGTCACGAAGACCTTTAGTATCCAGCATATCCAGTCCCAGAGTAAAACGGATCTGGTCGCTCACATCATCCGAACCTATGACATTCGGCGTGCAGCGGTAGTCGGGGACCGGTTGTCGGATATACTTGCCGCTAAAAAGAATGGCCTCTTGTCGATAGGCTGCCGGTTTGATTTTGCTCAGGAAGAAGAACTAAGACAG